In Pseudomonas fluorescens, one genomic interval encodes:
- a CDS encoding PAAR domain-containing protein: MSGKPAARVSDPTACPLPGHGTNPIAAGSGDVFFDGLAAARQGDASACGGALVGDLATTVLINGKPAATVGSVGSHGNKVTAGSGTVIIGNSHSPAPFVPPIPLNIFGFDVRVQLMDPVSGAPLKNIAYTATLEDGSEIRGVTDDTGLSKSLGSKAQVQNIQISAIPNWLVRGE, from the coding sequence ATGTCTGGCAAACCCGCAGCACGCGTATCCGACCCCACCGCTTGCCCACTTCCTGGCCACGGTACCAACCCGATCGCCGCCGGTTCCGGCGACGTGTTCTTCGACGGCCTCGCGGCCGCCCGCCAAGGCGATGCCTCGGCGTGTGGTGGTGCGTTGGTTGGCGATCTGGCGACTACCGTTTTGATCAATGGCAAACCAGCTGCGACCGTAGGTTCGGTTGGTTCTCACGGCAATAAAGTCACGGCAGGTTCCGGGACGGTGATTATCGGTAATTCGCACTCGCCGGCGCCGTTTGTGCCGCCAATTCCGTTGAACATATTTGGCTTTGATGTACGTGTTCAGTTAATGGACCCAGTATCGGGAGCCCCACTTAAAAATATTGCATACACCGCTACGCTTGAGGATGGTTCGGAAATTCGAGGCGTAACAGACGATACCGGACTATCCAAGTCGCTGGGCTCAAAAGCTCAAGTCCAAAATATACAAATTTCGGCTATACCAAACTGGTTGGTTAGGGGGGAGTGA
- the tssF gene encoding type VI secretion system baseplate subunit TssF: MSFNHYYQSELTALRQLGRRFAERSPALAPFLGQAGRDPDVERLLEGFAFLTGRLRQKLDDELPELSHSLMQLLWPNYMRPLPAFSILQFDPLKRSGPALVVERDTPIESKPIEDVRCRFRTCYPTEVLPLDLAALNYSVKGDGSLLSLRLEMSADGHLGELELSKLRLHFAGERYISQMLYLSLLRNLEGIELIPLDGAGKPIDGVAGKPMAFKIPGDRVKPVGFAEEEALIPYPLNTFRGYRYLQEYFAFQDKFLFVDVNGLDILKALPEDTLKQMRGLELRFDIRKSGIMRMRPTLDNVKLFCTPIANLFAHDALPIRLDGKQDEYLLLPAEYDLENCGVFSVETVTGWKPGGLGYQEYVPFESFEHDPSFDVPNSRPHYSIRQRSSLLHDGLDTYLSFGIRHTEAHETLSIELICTNQNLPRKLKLGDICMACEETPEFLSFRNITPATSSFAPPLNRDFLWKLISNMSLNYLSLADVNALKVILETYDLPRYYDQHAEKVSKRLLGGLKHIKHHHVDRLHRGLPVRGLRTELTIDPEGYIGEGDLFVFASVLNEFFALYASLNSYHELRVKSTQGEVYQWTPRMGLQPLL; this comes from the coding sequence GTGTCCTTTAACCACTACTACCAAAGCGAACTCACCGCACTGCGCCAACTCGGTCGCCGTTTCGCCGAGCGTAGTCCGGCGTTGGCGCCGTTCCTGGGCCAGGCTGGGCGGGATCCGGATGTGGAGCGGTTGCTGGAAGGTTTTGCGTTCCTCACCGGGCGGCTGCGGCAGAAGCTCGATGACGAGCTGCCGGAGCTCAGCCACTCGCTGATGCAACTGCTGTGGCCGAACTACATGCGTCCGCTGCCGGCATTCAGCATTTTGCAGTTTGATCCGCTGAAGCGTTCGGGGCCGGCGCTGGTGGTCGAGCGCGATACGCCGATCGAAAGCAAACCGATCGAAGACGTGCGTTGCCGCTTCCGCACCTGCTACCCGACCGAAGTCTTGCCGCTGGATCTGGCCGCGCTGAACTACTCGGTGAAGGGCGACGGTTCGCTGCTCAGTCTGCGTTTGGAAATGAGCGCCGACGGCCACCTCGGTGAGCTGGAACTGAGCAAACTGCGCCTGCATTTTGCCGGCGAGCGCTACATCAGCCAGATGCTCTACCTGAGTCTGCTGCGCAACCTGGAAGGCATCGAGCTGATCCCGCTCGACGGCGCCGGCAAGCCAATCGATGGCGTGGCCGGCAAACCGATGGCGTTCAAGATTCCCGGTGACCGGGTCAAGCCAGTGGGCTTTGCCGAAGAAGAAGCGTTGATCCCGTATCCGCTGAACACCTTCCGTGGCTATCGCTACCTGCAGGAATACTTCGCCTTCCAGGACAAGTTCCTGTTTGTCGACGTCAACGGTCTGGACATTCTCAAGGCGCTGCCGGAAGACACCCTCAAGCAGATGCGCGGCCTGGAGTTGCGTTTCGATATTCGCAAGAGCGGCATCATGCGCATGCGGCCGACCCTGGATAACGTGAAGCTGTTCTGCACGCCGATTGCCAACCTGTTCGCGCATGACGCGCTGCCGATCCGCCTCGACGGCAAACAGGATGAATACCTGCTGCTGCCGGCGGAATACGATCTGGAAAACTGCGGCGTGTTTTCGGTGGAAACCGTCACCGGCTGGAAGCCCGGCGGCCTCGGTTATCAAGAGTACGTGCCGTTCGAATCGTTCGAGCACGACCCGAGTTTCGACGTACCCAACAGCCGTCCGCATTACAGCATCCGCCAGCGTTCGTCGTTGCTGCACGACGGCCTCGACACCTACCTGAGCTTCGGCATCCGCCATACCGAAGCCCACGAAACCCTGTCGATCGAGCTGATCTGCACCAACCAGAACCTGCCGCGCAAGCTCAAGCTCGGCGACATCTGCATGGCCTGCGAAGAGACGCCGGAGTTCCTGAGTTTCCGCAACATCACCCCGGCCACGTCGAGCTTTGCGCCACCACTGAACCGTGACTTCCTGTGGAAGCTGATCAGCAACATGTCGCTCAACTATCTGTCGCTGGCCGACGTCAACGCGTTGAAGGTGATTCTCGAAACCTACGACCTGCCGCGCTACTACGACCAGCACGCGGAGAAGGTCAGCAAGCGCCTGCTCGGCGGCCTCAAGCACATCAAGCACCACCACGTCGACCGGCTGCACCGTGGCTTGCCGGTACGCGGTCTGCGCACCGAACTGACCATCGACCCGGAAGGGTATATCGGCGAAGGCGACCTGTTCGTTTTCGCCTCGGTTCTTAACGAGTTTTTCGCGCTTTACGCCAGTCTCAATTCGTACCACGAGCTGCGGGTAAAAAGCACACAGGGAGAGGTGTACCAATGGACACCACGTATGGGCCTGCAGCCCCTGCTTTAA
- the tssK gene encoding type VI secretion system baseplate subunit TssK has protein sequence MNTHKVIWQEGMLLRPQHFQHNDRYYDHQMKTRTQLLGGYTWGFLNLEIDLQFLNMGKLVISAASGILPDGSLFELGGNTEPLALDVPPNTGNTPIYLALPLVTGNHIEARRPEQSDVLARYTAYDAEVADSNAGDDSASQVSCGRPDFKLLLGEQQSDQAYVKLKICDVLDTTPDGVISLDPDFVPTYIQAHASSYLLSCLKEVISMLNHRGDTIAERIRSNGKVGGAEVGDFMMLQLINRTELLLRHYLGLEQVHPEELYRTLLTMLGDLATFSSDSKRPRLDSRYSHADQGASFRKLMEAIRQVLSMVLEQHAIELILQARQYGIIVSPLHDHKLLGSASFVLAASANCDSEELRHRLPAHLKVGPVERIRQLVNLHLPGIKVKPLPVAPRQIAFHSNKTYFILELSSEDLAQLERSGGFAFHVSGEFAELELKFWAIRN, from the coding sequence ATGAATACCCATAAAGTCATTTGGCAGGAAGGCATGTTGCTGCGGCCGCAGCACTTCCAGCACAACGATCGCTATTACGATCACCAGATGAAAACCCGCACCCAGTTGCTGGGTGGCTACACCTGGGGTTTCCTCAATCTGGAGATCGACCTGCAGTTCCTCAACATGGGCAAACTGGTGATCAGTGCCGCCTCGGGGATCCTGCCGGACGGCAGCCTGTTCGAACTCGGCGGCAACACCGAGCCGCTGGCGCTGGACGTGCCGCCGAACACCGGTAACACGCCGATTTACCTGGCGCTGCCGTTGGTCACCGGTAACCACATCGAAGCGCGCCGCCCGGAGCAGTCCGACGTGCTCGCACGTTACACCGCGTACGACGCCGAAGTGGCCGACTCCAACGCCGGCGATGATTCCGCCAGCCAGGTCAGCTGTGGCCGCCCGGACTTCAAACTGTTGCTCGGCGAGCAGCAGAGCGATCAGGCCTACGTGAAGCTGAAGATCTGCGACGTGCTCGACACCACGCCGGACGGCGTGATCAGCCTCGATCCGGATTTCGTGCCGACCTACATCCAGGCTCATGCTTCCAGCTATCTGCTGTCGTGCCTCAAAGAAGTCATCAGCATGCTCAACCACCGGGGCGACACGATTGCCGAGCGGATCCGCTCCAACGGCAAGGTCGGTGGCGCGGAAGTCGGTGACTTCATGATGCTGCAACTGATCAACCGTACCGAACTGCTGCTGCGCCACTACCTCGGTCTGGAGCAGGTGCACCCGGAAGAGTTGTACCGCACGCTGCTGACCATGCTCGGTGATCTGGCGACCTTCTCCAGCGACAGCAAGCGCCCGCGTCTGGACAGCCGCTATTCCCACGCCGATCAGGGCGCGAGCTTCCGCAAACTGATGGAAGCGATTCGTCAGGTGCTGTCGATGGTGCTGGAACAGCACGCCATCGAGTTGATCCTGCAAGCGCGTCAGTACGGCATCATCGTGTCGCCGTTGCACGACCACAAACTGCTCGGCTCGGCATCGTTCGTGCTGGCGGCAAGTGCCAACTGCGACTCCGAAGAACTGCGCCACCGCTTGCCGGCGCACCTCAAGGTCGGCCCGGTGGAGCGTATCCGCCAACTGGTCAACCTGCACTTGCCGGGGATCAAGGTCAAACCGTTGCCGGTGGCCCCGCGGCAGATCGCGTTCCACTCGAACAAAACCTACTTCATCCTCGAACTCAGTTCCGAAGACCTGGCGCAACTCGAGCGCTCCGGCGGCTTCGCGTTCCACGTGTCCGGCGAATTCGCCGAGCTTGAACTGAAATTCTGGGCCATCAGGAACTGA
- the tssG gene encoding type VI secretion system baseplate subunit TssG, whose amino-acid sequence MDTTYGPAAPALSGLTKVIREYSLFQAVLLVIDRLREAHPYLSEDDLYDQVEFQANPSLGFPRSDVDRVEFFEEHGQMRARMRFNLIGLVGSGSPLPAFYGEQALGDSEDGNPTRNFLDLFHHRLQRLMLPIWRKYRYRASFQSGAIDPFSSQLFALIGLGGDEIRKAKELNWKRLLPYLGLLSLRAHSAALIEAVLRYYFKHEDLVIEQCIERRVEILDEQRNRLGRANSLLGEDLVLGEQVRDRSGKFRIHITELDWERFHEFLPIGFGYQPLCALVRFTLRDPLDYDIRLVLRPEEIRELRIGEKNDCRLGWTSWLGCEKADGVVTLGSKIH is encoded by the coding sequence ATGGACACCACGTATGGGCCTGCAGCCCCTGCTTTAAGCGGGCTGACCAAGGTAATACGCGAGTACTCGCTGTTTCAGGCCGTGCTGCTGGTGATCGACCGGCTGCGCGAGGCGCACCCGTACCTGAGCGAAGACGATCTGTACGATCAGGTGGAGTTCCAGGCCAACCCGAGTCTGGGCTTTCCGCGCAGCGACGTTGATCGCGTGGAGTTTTTCGAAGAGCACGGGCAGATGCGCGCACGCATGCGTTTCAACCTGATCGGGCTGGTCGGCTCCGGTTCGCCGCTGCCGGCGTTCTACGGCGAGCAGGCTCTGGGCGACAGCGAGGACGGCAACCCGACGCGCAACTTCCTCGACCTGTTCCACCATCGCCTGCAACGACTGATGCTGCCGATCTGGCGCAAGTACCGCTATCGCGCCAGCTTCCAGAGCGGCGCGATCGACCCGTTCTCCTCGCAGCTGTTCGCGCTGATCGGTCTGGGTGGCGACGAGATCCGCAAGGCCAAGGAGCTGAACTGGAAACGCCTGCTGCCGTACCTCGGTTTGCTCAGCTTGCGCGCGCACTCGGCGGCGCTGATCGAAGCCGTGCTGCGTTATTACTTCAAGCACGAAGACCTGGTCATCGAGCAGTGCATCGAGCGTCGCGTGGAGATCCTCGACGAGCAGCGCAACCGCCTCGGTCGCGCCAACAGCCTGCTCGGTGAAGACCTGGTGCTGGGCGAACAGGTGCGCGACCGCAGCGGCAAATTCCGCATTCACATCACCGAACTCGACTGGGAGCGATTCCACGAATTTCTGCCGATCGGTTTCGGTTACCAGCCGCTGTGCGCGCTGGTGCGGTTCACCTTGCGTGACCCGCTCGATTACGACATTCGCCTGGTGCTGCGCCCGGAAGAAATCCGCGAACTGCGCATTGGTGAGAAGAACGACTGTCGCCTGGGGTGGACCAGTTGGCTGGGCTGCGAAAAAGCAGACGGCGTGGTCACCCTCGGCAGCAAAATTCATTAA
- a CDS encoding sigma-54 interaction domain-containing protein codes for MFTQVPQPLVYAEALLAQFASLSRAADGAALLGDFVRGLAELSGCELTQLYLLDATHTCLGMNAECLDGALQPRAATSLPADYNGEQLLQFALCQNRVVCLDDLGASLHETSFLPATAGAWQSLLCVPLVNQQKAVEGLLLCASRRHVDLQGFADSLGQLGSFVLGQLHLLQRLRQPPAESATVARSVPSINGYGLIGKSAAMRQTHSLISKVLHSPYTVLLRGETGTGKEVVARAIHDCGPRRSQAFIVQNCAAVPENLLESELFGYRKGAFTGADRDRAGLFDAANGGTLLLDEIGDMPLSLQAKILRVLQEGEIRPLGSNDTHKIDVRIIAATHRDLSTLVSEGKFREDLYYRLAQFPIELPALRQREGDILELAQHFAEKTCAYLQRDPVRWSSAALEHLSGYTFPGNVRELKALVERAVLLCEGGELLAEHFSLRMEPMPEDHSGLNLRERLEKVERTLLLDCLRKNDGNQTLAARELGLPRRTLLYRLGRLNINLGDFDG; via the coding sequence ATGTTCACTCAAGTGCCGCAGCCACTGGTCTATGCCGAAGCCTTGCTGGCGCAGTTCGCCAGCCTGTCGCGCGCGGCGGACGGTGCTGCGCTGCTGGGTGACTTCGTGCGTGGGCTGGCCGAACTGAGCGGTTGCGAATTGACCCAGCTGTACCTGCTCGACGCCACCCACACCTGCCTGGGGATGAACGCCGAATGCCTCGACGGCGCGCTGCAACCGCGCGCCGCCACCAGCCTGCCGGCGGACTACAACGGTGAGCAACTGCTGCAGTTTGCCCTGTGCCAGAACCGCGTTGTCTGCCTCGATGATCTGGGCGCCAGCCTGCACGAAACCAGTTTCCTGCCGGCCACCGCTGGTGCCTGGCAATCGCTGCTGTGCGTGCCGCTGGTCAATCAGCAGAAGGCGGTTGAAGGCCTGCTGCTGTGCGCCAGTCGTCGTCACGTCGACCTGCAGGGTTTTGCCGATTCACTCGGCCAGCTCGGCTCGTTCGTCCTTGGTCAGTTGCACTTGCTGCAGCGTCTGCGCCAGCCGCCGGCCGAATCGGCCACGGTGGCGCGCAGTGTGCCGAGCATCAACGGCTATGGCCTGATCGGCAAAAGCGCCGCCATGCGCCAGACCCATTCGTTGATCAGCAAAGTCCTGCACAGCCCGTACACCGTGCTGCTGCGCGGCGAGACCGGCACCGGCAAGGAAGTCGTGGCCCGGGCGATTCACGATTGCGGCCCGCGCCGCTCTCAGGCGTTCATCGTGCAGAACTGCGCGGCCGTCCCGGAAAACCTGCTGGAAAGCGAGCTGTTCGGCTATCGCAAAGGCGCCTTCACCGGCGCTGACCGTGACCGCGCGGGGCTGTTCGATGCGGCCAACGGCGGCACGCTGTTGCTCGACGAGATCGGCGACATGCCGCTGTCGCTGCAAGCGAAGATTCTGCGGGTGTTGCAGGAGGGCGAGATTCGCCCGCTGGGTTCCAACGACACGCACAAGATCGATGTGCGCATCATCGCCGCGACCCACCGCGATCTGTCGACGCTGGTCAGCGAAGGCAAATTCCGCGAGGACCTGTATTACCGACTGGCGCAGTTTCCGATCGAGCTGCCGGCACTGCGTCAGCGCGAAGGCGACATCCTCGAACTGGCTCAGCACTTCGCCGAGAAGACCTGCGCGTATTTGCAGCGTGATCCGGTGCGCTGGTCGAGCGCGGCGCTGGAGCACCTGTCCGGTTACACCTTCCCCGGCAACGTGCGCGAACTCAAGGCACTGGTCGAACGCGCGGTGCTGTTGTGCGAGGGCGGCGAGTTGCTGGCCGAGCATTTCTCCCTGCGCATGGAGCCGATGCCCGAAGACCACAGCGGCCTGAATCTGCGCGAACGCCTGGAAAAAGTCGAACGCACGTTGTTGCTCGACTGCCTGCGCAAGAACGACGGCAACCAGACCCTCGCTGCCCGCGAACTGGGCCTGCCACGCCGCACGCTGCTCTACCGCCTCGGGCGCCTGAATATCAATTTGGGTGACTTCGATGGTTGA
- the tssH gene encoding type VI secretion system ATPase TssH, protein MINVDLQQLIQALDAETRRDLERSAERCVARGGSKILVEDLLLGLLERPNGLLSRALQDADVDAGELSAALQSRVEHSASRNPVFAPELVQWLQDALLVANLELGQTQVEDAALILALLRNPMRYAGSRYQPLLAKLNIDRLKEFALSQQEQPAANGKPAAQGESLLQRFTHNLTQQARDGKLDPVLCRDGAIRQMVDILARRRKNNPIVVGEAGVGKTAIVEGLASRIAAGEVPQVLKGVELLSLDMGLLQAGASVKGEFERRLKGVIDEVKASPKPIILFIDEAHTLIGAGGNAGGSDAANLLKPALARGELRTIAATTWAEYKKYFEKDPALARRFQPVQLHEPTVSEAVTILRGLAQVYEKSHGIYLRDDAVVSAAELSARYLAGRQLPDKAVDVLDTACARVRISLAAAPESLERLRGELAEGGRQRQALRRDAEAGLLIDHEALDALEARLDEAESEMVALESLWTEQKQLAERLLELRQQLAKAREAAAVEPTLSVEEDAEGTVIETIAAEVEEGQSVEALEAELHQTHSALTAAQVKERLVSFEVCPRLVAEVISAWTGVPLAQLAREHNAKVASFATDLRTRIRGQEQAVHALDRSMRATAAGLNKPDAPVGVFLLVGPSGVGKTETALALADLLYGGDRFITTINMSEFQEKHTVSRLIGAPPGYVGYGEGGMLTEAVRQKPYSVVLLDEVEKADPDVLNLFYQIFDKGVANDGEGREIDFRNTLILMTSNLGSDKISDLCEDGARPTAELLEETIRPVLSKHFKPALLARMKVVPYYPVGGPVLRELIEIKLGRLGDRLNRRQLDFSWCQNLVDHLSERCTQSESGARLIDHLLDQHVLPLVADRLLDAMATGESLKRVHATLDGNASVTCEFA, encoded by the coding sequence ATGATCAACGTAGACCTGCAACAACTCATCCAGGCGCTGGACGCCGAAACCCGTCGCGATCTGGAGCGTTCGGCTGAACGTTGCGTGGCCCGTGGCGGCAGCAAGATCCTCGTCGAAGACTTGCTGCTGGGCCTGCTGGAGCGCCCGAACGGCTTGCTCTCGCGTGCGTTGCAGGATGCCGACGTCGATGCCGGTGAACTGAGCGCCGCACTGCAATCTCGCGTTGAACACAGCGCCTCGCGCAACCCGGTGTTCGCCCCGGAACTGGTGCAATGGCTGCAAGACGCACTGCTGGTGGCCAACCTCGAACTGGGCCAGACCCAGGTCGAAGATGCCGCGCTGATCCTTGCGCTGCTGCGCAACCCGATGCGCTATGCCGGCAGCCGTTACCAGCCGCTGCTCGCCAAATTGAACATCGATCGCCTGAAAGAATTTGCCCTGTCGCAACAGGAGCAACCGGCCGCTAACGGCAAGCCGGCCGCTCAAGGCGAATCGCTGCTGCAGCGCTTCACTCACAACCTGACCCAGCAGGCGCGTGACGGCAAACTCGACCCGGTGCTGTGCCGCGATGGCGCGATTCGGCAGATGGTCGACATCCTCGCCCGTCGCCGCAAGAACAACCCGATCGTGGTCGGTGAGGCCGGTGTCGGTAAGACCGCCATCGTCGAAGGCCTGGCCTCGCGCATCGCTGCCGGTGAAGTGCCGCAGGTGCTCAAGGGCGTCGAGCTGCTGTCGCTGGACATGGGCCTGCTGCAGGCTGGCGCCAGCGTCAAAGGTGAGTTCGAGCGTCGCCTCAAAGGCGTGATCGACGAAGTCAAAGCCTCGCCGAAACCGATCATCCTGTTCATCGACGAAGCCCACACCCTGATCGGCGCGGGCGGCAATGCCGGTGGTTCCGACGCGGCCAACCTGCTGAAACCGGCGCTGGCCCGTGGTGAACTGCGCACCATCGCCGCCACCACCTGGGCCGAGTACAAGAAATACTTCGAGAAGGACCCGGCGCTGGCCCGTCGTTTCCAACCGGTGCAGTTGCATGAGCCGACTGTCAGCGAAGCGGTGACCATCCTCCGTGGGCTGGCGCAGGTCTACGAGAAGAGCCACGGCATCTACCTGCGGGATGACGCGGTGGTCTCCGCTGCCGAGCTGTCGGCCCGCTATCTGGCCGGTCGCCAACTGCCGGACAAAGCCGTCGACGTCCTCGACACTGCGTGCGCTCGGGTGCGCATCAGCCTCGCCGCTGCCCCGGAAAGCCTCGAACGCCTGCGTGGCGAACTGGCCGAAGGTGGCCGTCAGCGTCAGGCCCTGCGTCGCGATGCCGAGGCCGGTCTGCTGATCGACCACGAAGCGCTGGATGCGCTGGAAGCGCGGCTGGACGAAGCCGAAAGCGAAATGGTCGCGCTGGAAAGTCTGTGGACCGAGCAGAAACAACTGGCCGAGCGCCTGCTGGAACTGCGCCAGCAACTGGCCAAGGCCCGCGAAGCTGCCGCCGTCGAGCCGACTCTCAGCGTTGAAGAAGACGCCGAAGGCACCGTGATCGAAACCATCGCCGCCGAGGTCGAGGAGGGCCAGAGCGTCGAAGCGCTGGAAGCCGAACTGCACCAGACCCACAGCGCCCTGACCGCTGCTCAAGTCAAAGAACGTCTGGTCAGCTTCGAAGTCTGCCCGCGTCTGGTGGCCGAAGTGATCAGCGCCTGGACCGGTGTGCCGCTGGCGCAACTGGCCCGCGAACACAACGCCAAGGTCGCGAGTTTTGCCACCGACCTGCGCACGCGCATCCGTGGTCAGGAACAAGCCGTGCACGCGCTGGATCGCTCGATGCGCGCCACTGCCGCCGGCCTGAACAAGCCTGACGCACCGGTCGGCGTGTTCCTGCTGGTCGGCCCGAGCGGCGTCGGCAAGACCGAAACCGCACTGGCCCTGGCTGACCTGCTGTACGGCGGCGACCGTTTCATCACCACCATCAATATGTCCGAATTCCAAGAGAAACACACCGTATCGCGTCTGATCGGTGCGCCACCGGGCTACGTCGGTTACGGCGAGGGCGGCATGCTCACCGAAGCTGTGCGCCAGAAACCGTACTCGGTGGTGCTGCTCGATGAAGTCGAGAAGGCCGATCCGGACGTGCTCAACCTGTTCTACCAAATCTTCGACAAGGGCGTGGCCAACGACGGCGAAGGTCGCGAGATCGACTTCCGCAACACCTTGATCCTGATGACCTCGAACCTCGGTAGCGACAAGATCAGCGACCTCTGCGAAGACGGCGCCCGCCCGACCGCCGAGCTGCTCGAAGAGACCATTCGCCCGGTGCTGAGCAAACACTTCAAACCGGCGCTGCTGGCGCGGATGAAAGTGGTGCCGTACTACCCGGTGGGCGGTCCGGTGTTGCGCGAGCTGATCGAGATCAAACTCGGTCGTCTCGGCGACCGCCTCAACCGCCGTCAACTGGATTTCAGCTGGTGCCAGAACCTCGTCGATCATCTGTCCGAGCGTTGCACGCAAAGCGAAAGCGGTGCGCGCCTGATCGACCATCTGCTCGATCAGCACGTGCTGCCGCTGGTGGCCGACCGCTTGCTCGATGCGATGGCCACCGGTGAAAGCCTCAAGCGTGTGCATGCCACGCTCGACGGCAACGCCAGCGTGACGTGCGAGTTCGCCTGA
- the tagH gene encoding type VI secretion system-associated FHA domain protein TagH — MELVFEMLNTKQFVPTELCQKTFKQAGGVIGRGEDCDWIIPDRKRHLSNHHAIVSYREGTFFLTDTSSNGVQDGGSGARLHKGEPVRIEHGSTYVLGDFEIRARLVRDPATFDGEVGRPRAAGSIIPDDAFLDLDPLNAIEQQERVYSEIDELLAPMAKPEDSRQRADYARIDMESLMVPELIAPVEPEPAPAPKAVERQSEGFWEHFGAALGVDVKGLDHDAREALALNAARLLRQSIGGLQQSLRTRSELKNELRLAQTTVQGTNKNPLKFAVDPSEALQILLQPHKPGHLPAEQAISRAFRDLQAHQVALLTASRAAVRGTLEHFSPEQLTLRFERDNKPLIATSGGRWRAFGRYHQALRQDDDWSERLLARDFAQAYEEQIRLISTLHTDHQG; from the coding sequence ATGGAACTGGTTTTCGAAATGCTGAACACCAAGCAGTTCGTGCCCACCGAGTTGTGCCAGAAGACCTTCAAACAGGCTGGCGGCGTGATCGGGCGGGGCGAGGACTGCGACTGGATCATTCCTGACCGCAAGCGTCACCTGTCCAATCACCACGCGATTGTCAGCTACCGCGAAGGCACGTTTTTCCTCACCGACACCAGCAGCAACGGCGTCCAGGACGGCGGCAGCGGCGCACGCCTGCACAAGGGCGAACCGGTGCGCATCGAGCACGGCAGCACCTACGTGCTCGGTGACTTCGAGATTCGTGCACGGCTGGTGCGCGATCCGGCGACCTTCGACGGCGAAGTTGGCCGTCCGCGTGCCGCCGGCAGCATCATTCCGGACGACGCCTTCCTCGACCTCGATCCGTTGAACGCGATCGAACAGCAGGAGCGCGTCTATTCGGAAATCGACGAACTGTTGGCGCCGATGGCCAAGCCCGAGGACTCCCGTCAGCGTGCCGACTACGCGCGCATCGACATGGAAAGCCTGATGGTGCCCGAGCTGATCGCCCCGGTTGAACCCGAGCCAGCTCCGGCCCCGAAAGCCGTCGAGCGTCAGAGCGAAGGGTTCTGGGAGCATTTCGGCGCGGCGCTGGGCGTGGATGTCAAAGGCCTGGATCACGACGCCCGCGAAGCCTTGGCGCTGAACGCCGCGCGTCTGCTGCGCCAGAGCATCGGCGGTTTGCAGCAGAGCCTGCGCACTCGTTCGGAGCTGAAAAATGAACTGCGTCTGGCCCAGACCACCGTGCAAGGCACCAACAAGAACCCGCTGAAATTCGCCGTCGATCCGAGCGAAGCGCTGCAGATTCTGCTACAGCCGCACAAGCCCGGTCATCTGCCGGCCGAGCAGGCGATCTCTCGGGCGTTCCGCGATCTGCAGGCGCATCAGGTGGCTTTGCTCACCGCCAGCCGGGCCGCCGTACGCGGCACTCTGGAGCACTTCTCGCCAGAGCAACTGACCCTGCGTTTCGAGCGCGACAACAAACCGTTGATCGCCACCTCGGGCGGACGCTGGAGAGCGTTCGGCCGTTACCACCAGGCACTGCGTCAGGACGATGACTGGAGCGAGCGTCTGCTGGCCCGCGACTTCGCCCAGGCCTACGAAGAACAGATCCGCCTGATCTCCACCCTCCACACCGACCACCAAGGATGA
- the tssJ gene encoding type VI secretion system lipoprotein TssJ yields the protein MSRRSTAFFKTLTALTVLVLLAGCSSLSPYSKVTKINLKLTGSDQLNPDLNGRPSPIVVRLFELKHPVTFENADFFSLYERAKESLNPDLVASEELELRPGETVEMKLSVEEGSRYVGVLAAYRDLPETKWRYTVQVTPLELTEADLTLDQAGIRNTHEALAKADD from the coding sequence ATGTCTCGCCGCTCGACCGCTTTTTTCAAGACGCTGACTGCGCTCACCGTGCTGGTGCTGCTCGCCGGTTGCTCGTCGCTGTCGCCGTACTCGAAAGTGACCAAGATCAATCTGAAGCTGACCGGCAGCGATCAGCTCAACCCGGACCTCAACGGCCGTCCTTCGCCGATCGTCGTGCGCCTGTTCGAGCTCAAGCACCCGGTGACCTTCGAGAACGCTGATTTCTTCAGCCTCTACGAGCGCGCCAAGGAATCCCTCAACCCGGATCTGGTGGCCAGCGAAGAACTCGAACTGCGCCCGGGTGAAACCGTGGAAATGAAACTCAGCGTGGAGGAGGGCAGCCGCTACGTCGGCGTTCTCGCCGCCTACCGCGATCTGCCGGAAACCAAGTGGCGCTACACCGTTCAGGTCACCCCGCTGGAGCTGACCGAGGCCGATCTGACCCTCGATCAGGCCGGTATCCGCAACACCCATGAAGCGCTCGCCAAGGCGGATGACTGA